One genomic window of Desulfobacteraceae bacterium includes the following:
- a CDS encoding GAF domain-containing protein, producing the protein MEEILDISRLDSRREQFKRRLLAIVVPIACVALMIGSILGIALYSYANNRRDALALSEDLLQSLDSRIATEVRSFLSPAAEMVTIISSTIQASPHSENQRLLAESLAIQMLKNIPQLAIFSFADTQGNYLMLKKMPDQSIHTKTIARGEGGIKVAWIRRDPDGREIGREYPSDDTYDPRTRPWFIGAANTAGVYWTDVYIFFTDKKPGITASKAFRDGEGELVGVVGVDIELENLSAFLSDLQIGRNGRAMIIDDSGGLVAFPEVSRMMKQKDGELVAAQMNELGDPVLDRAFNRFLIEKEGRRELIVDGKNYINTVSSLQSAIGKKWSVLITVPADDFVGFVSRNNRKALLMSMGILVLASALAGLLIWQGLRADRNARLLLARRKEMEVQSRAFSDLAAKPAIFDPADAAALEDLTRITAEATGVRRVSVWQWLSGGRQLVCNDCYDRESGGHTRGTVLLQEDLPQLFEALLTEETLPVQDAARDPRTAELHRIYLNPFGCIRLLAIPIVDQEKFRGALWFEHKGSAHGWRSEEVSFAQAVAGLLALRLSAAQSQTACAPAVGTAGPFQTVGPDEAFQAAASHSKQLAIDGGKPVEQAEPAMRLATIVDLRMEAFRREMAQRGSAPEAIGADVLEDVTVLVLQFTDPIALTERIGAEKATTAVDRLIEHLEEITSASGVGYMKFMSDQLVCAAGLRKDDARDHPRVIAELALDIQNTCLGIFENSSSILDFRIGIDTGVVIGSAVGREHQTYNLWGEAVRTAGIMAESGSIGEIHVSESTYRRLQTGYLFKVRGHYFLPNVGELTTYILTGHL; encoded by the coding sequence ATGGAAGAAATCCTCGATATCAGCCGCCTCGATTCGCGGCGCGAGCAGTTCAAACGGCGCTTGCTGGCGATCGTGGTGCCCATCGCCTGCGTAGCGCTGATGATCGGGTCAATCCTCGGGATCGCGCTTTACAGCTATGCCAACAACCGCAGGGACGCCCTGGCGCTTTCAGAGGATCTCCTGCAATCCTTGGACAGCCGGATCGCGACCGAAGTCCGGTCATTCCTCTCCCCGGCCGCCGAGATGGTCACCATCATCAGCAGCACAATCCAAGCCTCGCCACATTCGGAAAATCAGCGGCTGCTGGCCGAAAGCCTGGCCATCCAGATGCTGAAGAACATACCCCAGCTCGCGATTTTCAGCTTCGCCGACACCCAGGGCAACTACCTGATGTTGAAGAAAATGCCCGATCAATCGATTCACACCAAGACGATTGCAAGAGGGGAGGGCGGCATCAAGGTCGCCTGGATTCGACGGGACCCGGATGGTCGTGAAATCGGCAGGGAATACCCCTCCGATGATACCTATGACCCTCGCACCCGCCCCTGGTTCATCGGCGCCGCCAATACGGCGGGGGTCTATTGGACCGACGTGTATATTTTCTTTACCGATAAAAAACCGGGTATTACCGCTTCGAAAGCTTTCCGCGACGGCGAAGGCGAGTTGGTCGGTGTCGTTGGGGTGGACATCGAGTTGGAAAATTTGAGCGCATTTTTGAGCGATCTGCAGATCGGCCGCAACGGCCGCGCCATGATCATCGACGACAGCGGCGGTCTGGTGGCCTTCCCGGAAGTCAGTCGGATGATGAAACAAAAGGATGGAGAACTTGTCGCCGCACAGATGAACGAGCTGGGCGACCCGGTCCTCGACCGGGCTTTCAACCGCTTCCTGATCGAGAAAGAGGGGCGTCGTGAACTGATCGTTGATGGAAAGAACTATATCAACACGGTTTCGTCTCTTCAGTCCGCCATCGGCAAGAAATGGTCGGTTCTGATTACCGTACCGGCCGACGACTTTGTCGGCTTCGTATCCCGCAACAATCGCAAAGCGTTGCTCATGTCCATGGGGATCCTGGTCCTGGCGTCAGCTTTGGCCGGGCTGTTGATCTGGCAGGGGCTGCGGGCCGACCGCAACGCCCGCTTGCTGCTCGCACGGCGAAAAGAAATGGAAGTCCAGAGCCGGGCGTTTTCCGATCTGGCCGCCAAACCGGCCATCTTCGACCCGGCCGATGCAGCCGCGCTTGAGGATTTGACCCGCATTACAGCCGAAGCAACAGGCGTTCGCCGGGTCAGCGTCTGGCAGTGGCTGTCCGGCGGGCGGCAGCTTGTCTGCAACGACTGCTATGACCGCGAAAGCGGCGGTCACACGCGCGGAACCGTTCTGCTGCAGGAAGACTTGCCCCAACTGTTCGAGGCCCTGCTCACGGAAGAGACCTTGCCCGTCCAGGATGCGGCCCGAGATCCGCGGACGGCCGAACTTCACCGCATTTACCTCAATCCCTTCGGTTGCATCCGTCTTTTGGCCATCCCCATTGTCGACCAGGAGAAATTCCGTGGCGCGTTGTGGTTCGAACATAAGGGGTCGGCTCATGGATGGCGGTCGGAAGAAGTATCCTTCGCCCAGGCCGTCGCCGGTCTTCTGGCACTCAGGCTGAGTGCGGCTCAGAGTCAGACCGCGTGTGCACCTGCGGTCGGTACCGCGGGCCCGTTTCAAACAGTGGGGCCGGACGAGGCCTTTCAAGCGGCTGCAAGTCACAGCAAGCAATTGGCCATCGACGGCGGAAAACCGGTGGAGCAGGCCGAACCCGCCATGCGCCTGGCTACCATCGTGGACTTGCGCATGGAGGCCTTTCGCAGGGAAATGGCGCAGCGCGGTTCGGCTCCTGAGGCGATCGGCGCGGATGTATTGGAAGACGTCACCGTTCTGGTTCTGCAATTCACCGATCCGATCGCTCTGACCGAACGGATCGGGGCCGAGAAGGCGACGACTGCGGTGGATCGCCTGATCGAGCATTTGGAAGAGATCACCTCGGCCAGCGGTGTCGGGTACATGAAATTCATGAGCGATCAATTGGTCTGCGCCGCCGGCCTCCGCAAAGACGACGCTCGCGACCACCCGCGGGTGATTGCCGAACTTGCCCTGGACATTCAGAACACCTGTCTCGGCATCTTCGAAAATTCCAGTTCGATCCTCGATTTTCGGATCGGTATCGACACCGGTGTGGTTATCGGCAGCGCCGTGGGACGCGAGCACCAGACATACAACCTGTGGGGAGAGGCCGTCAGAACTGCCGGCATCATGGCCGAATCCGGGTCGATCGGTGAAATTCACGTCAGCGAAAGCACCTACCGGCGGCTGCAAACCGGATACCTCTTCAAAGTGCGCGGCCACTATTTTCTGCCGAATGTCGGTGAACTGACCACCTACATTCTGACGGGGCACCTATGA
- a CDS encoding ABC transporter permease: protein MVNGGARRPNTLRKALAAIGRWAISLLRPFIELSSLATAVLWQSCRPLNWRRTLVKEFLRQCYLIGIGSLSFILLSGLLIGLAMVVQFLYWLGLAGQRDLVGQVIVLILVREIAPLMVALILVGRSGSVNMVELGHVRATAQLRMLDAQGIDPFLFFILPRALAMAVSMFSLNVVFILTALATGYFAGNLLNPSDRTPIEFLNMVLVEMGGREYAIIALKPLITGLLVSLITCTTGLSAGERAGQVAEVLPVGFVKSVLAVFLVSGALTVLL from the coding sequence ATGGTCAACGGCGGCGCCCGGCGGCCGAACACGCTCCGGAAGGCTCTGGCCGCCATCGGTCGATGGGCCATCTCTTTGCTACGACCGTTCATCGAGTTGAGCAGTCTGGCGACGGCCGTGCTCTGGCAAAGTTGTCGGCCCCTGAACTGGCGGCGAACCTTGGTGAAAGAATTCTTGCGCCAGTGTTACCTGATCGGTATCGGTTCGCTGTCGTTTATCCTGTTAAGTGGTCTGCTGATCGGACTGGCGATGGTGGTTCAGTTCCTCTACTGGTTGGGTTTGGCGGGTCAGAGGGATCTTGTCGGCCAGGTCATCGTCCTGATCCTGGTTCGCGAAATCGCCCCGCTGATGGTCGCCCTGATTCTTGTCGGGCGCAGCGGCTCGGTCAACATGGTCGAACTCGGGCACGTGCGCGCCACCGCACAGCTGCGCATGCTCGATGCCCAGGGGATAGACCCTTTTTTGTTTTTCATCTTACCCCGCGCGCTGGCGATGGCCGTCTCCATGTTTTCTCTGAACGTCGTCTTTATTCTGACGGCCTTAGCGACCGGCTACTTTGCGGGAAACCTCTTGAATCCATCCGACCGGACCCCGATTGAATTCCTGAACATGGTACTGGTGGAAATGGGCGGCCGGGAGTATGCGATTATCGCCCTTAAGCCGCTGATCACCGGACTGCTGGTCTCCCTGATCACCTGCACCACCGGGCTTTCCGCAGGCGAGCGGGCCGGGCAGGTGGCCGAGGTGCTGCCGGTCGGTTTTGTGAAATCCGTCCTGGCCGTTTTTCTGGTTTCGGGAGCGCTGACAGTACTTCTGTGA
- a CDS encoding ATP-binding cassette domain-containing protein produces the protein MERIDYRRAVLNVTRVTLFTEGESGEYTNAHFSLYSGQLALVHLQNMRQSASLADAFSGLLRPAKGSVLFLGRDWQHASADTANAMRGKIGRVFSSSNWLDGLSLADNILLSQRHHTRRPKDELLQEAAHLAKEFNLPGLPTGYPNEYTPHDRRRAACVRAFLGRSSLLLLEEPTLGVYPRIMASLVNAVRRVRNRGGAVFWMTLSEEIWRDDSIPADRLFRLSGRELLEVSEKHE, from the coding sequence ATGGAAAGAATCGATTACCGCCGCGCGGTGTTGAATGTCACGCGCGTCACGCTTTTCACCGAGGGGGAGAGCGGTGAATACACCAATGCGCATTTCAGTCTTTACAGCGGCCAACTCGCCTTAGTCCACCTCCAGAATATGCGCCAGAGCGCTTCCCTGGCCGATGCGTTCTCGGGCCTCCTGCGCCCCGCCAAGGGGAGCGTTCTTTTTTTAGGTCGTGATTGGCAGCATGCCTCGGCCGATACGGCCAATGCGATGAGGGGGAAAATCGGCCGGGTTTTCTCCTCGAGCAACTGGTTGGATGGTCTCAGCCTGGCCGACAACATTCTGCTGTCCCAACGCCACCACACGCGAAGGCCAAAGGATGAGCTGCTTCAGGAAGCCGCCCATTTGGCCAAAGAGTTCAACCTCCCGGGGCTTCCCACCGGGTACCCGAATGAATACACACCTCATGACCGCCGGCGGGCTGCCTGCGTCCGTGCCTTCCTGGGCAGATCGTCGCTGCTGCTTCTGGAAGAACCGACCCTCGGTGTTTACCCACGGATCATGGCTTCCCTGGTCAACGCCGTGCGCCGGGTCCGCAACAGGGGAGGGGCCGTCTTTTGGATGACGCTCTCGGAGGAAATCTGGCGCGACGATTCGATACCGGCCGACCGCCTTTTCCGCCTTTCCGGCCGTGAACTGCTGGAGGTCAGCGAAAAGCATGAGTGA
- a CDS encoding dienelactone hydrolase family protein yields MRILYTLMLVAILSTTAAAAGKAVSYQEDGKSYEGYFITPGAGAPLVLMVHDWDGLTDYEIKRAGMLAEMGYAVFAVDLFGAGVRPTEEADKRRHTAELYGDRDKMRSLLNAALEAAKAQGADSGNAVAMGYCFGGAAVLELARSGADLKGFVSFHGGLTTPEGQDYAQTRGKLLVLHGTADTSVTMDHFATLAAALEEKGVAHEMITYGGAPHAFTVFGTERYREDADKKSWRRFGEFLSETLK; encoded by the coding sequence ATGAGAATCCTATACACGTTGATGCTGGTAGCAATTCTTTCGACCACCGCCGCCGCCGCCGGCAAGGCGGTGTCCTACCAGGAGGACGGGAAATCCTACGAGGGGTATTTCATCACCCCCGGCGCCGGTGCCCCGTTGGTCCTGATGGTCCACGACTGGGACGGACTGACGGACTACGAGATCAAACGGGCCGGGATGCTGGCGGAGATGGGGTATGCGGTTTTTGCCGTCGATCTTTTCGGCGCCGGGGTCAGGCCAACGGAGGAGGCCGACAAACGCCGGCACACGGCCGAACTGTACGGGGACCGAGATAAGATGCGCAGCCTGCTGAACGCGGCCCTGGAGGCGGCCAAGGCCCAGGGCGCCGACAGCGGCAACGCGGTGGCGATGGGATACTGCTTCGGCGGCGCGGCCGTGCTGGAGCTGGCCCGCTCAGGGGCGGATTTGAAAGGGTTCGTCAGCTTCCATGGGGGGTTGACGACGCCGGAGGGCCAGGACTACGCCCAAACCAGGGGCAAGCTGTTGGTCCTGCACGGCACGGCGGACACCAGCGTCACCATGGATCATTTCGCCACCCTGGCGGCGGCGCTGGAGGAGAAGGGGGTCGCCCACGAAATGATCACCTACGGCGGTGCCCCCCATGCCTTTACCGTTTTCGGCACCGAACGCTACCGGGAGGACGCCGATAAAAAGTCGTGGCGGCGGTTTGGCGAATTTCTCTCCGAAACCCTGAAATAG
- a CDS encoding N-acyl homoserine lactonase family protein — MGTYKIHPIVLGTKVFDKGMMTYQHGYGKQYVIPIYAWYLEGGDRKVLVDTGEMSPIQSPEREAAIGGKIYTFEEGLAHWGLKPEEIDIVVHTHLHNDHCENDYKCPNAEIYVHRAEVQRIHHPHPLDFRYLEDYIEEVEENGQLRLIDGDREILPGIRVMHTPAHTDGGLSVLVDTAQGLAVITGFCVIEENFYPPVEVRAMEMEVIPPGTPVDVYRAYDILLEIKSMADVLIPLHEPRFADVATVGE; from the coding sequence ATGGGCACCTACAAGATCCATCCCATCGTTCTGGGGACAAAGGTTTTTGACAAGGGCATGATGACCTACCAGCATGGGTACGGCAAGCAGTATGTCATCCCGATCTACGCCTGGTATCTCGAAGGCGGCGACCGAAAGGTGCTGGTGGATACCGGTGAGATGAGCCCCATCCAGTCACCGGAGCGCGAGGCGGCCATCGGCGGCAAGATCTATACCTTCGAAGAAGGCCTGGCACACTGGGGGTTGAAACCCGAAGAGATCGACATCGTTGTCCACACCCATCTGCACAACGATCACTGCGAAAACGACTACAAGTGCCCGAATGCCGAAATTTACGTTCACCGCGCCGAAGTCCAGCGCATCCACCACCCGCACCCGCTGGATTTTCGCTACCTGGAGGACTACATCGAGGAGGTGGAAGAAAACGGACAGCTGCGCTTAATCGATGGCGACCGTGAAATTCTCCCGGGTATCCGCGTGATGCACACCCCGGCCCACACCGACGGGGGGCTCTCGGTCCTGGTGGACACGGCCCAGGGACTGGCGGTCATCACCGGCTTTTGCGTGATCGAGGAGAACTTCTACCCGCCGGTGGAAGTCAGGGCAATGGAAATGGAGGTGATCCCGCCGGGGACCCCGGTGGATGTCTACCGCGCCTATGACATCCTGCTGGAGATCAAATCCATGGCCGATGTCCTGATCCCGCTGCATGAGCCGAGATTTGCGGATGTGGCTACGGTGGGGGAATAG